The Lactuca sativa cultivar Salinas chromosome 2, Lsat_Salinas_v11, whole genome shotgun sequence genome includes a window with the following:
- the LOC111901425 gene encoding nucleobase-ascorbate transporter 12, which yields MAQNSDPTKRPKPGPWPPGQDSNDAPAMPPSSWAKRTGFRPRFSGETNASDSGQITRPPVDLEAGRVRPVPAVNGTAPPPPANAQAQVQSDKDQSVKKKREAESGPARLPPKHGANRPPAHNAVAVETPAAPQPSQRVVRNENGENALPQTVDDEFVSRHSHMKYELRDTPGLVPIGFYGFQHYLSMLGSLVLIPLVIVPAMGGDHEDMSMVVSTVLFVSGMTTLLQANFGSRLPLIQGPSFVFLAPALAIIKSPEFLGLNGNNFKHIMKELQGAIIIASAFQAFLGYSGLMTLFLRLINPVVVSPTIAAVGLSFYSYGFPQMGACLEIGMVQILLVIMFSLYLRKVSILGHRVFLIYAVPLGLAITWAMSFLLTEAGAYKYDGCDVNIPTSNMISNHCRSHVARMKSCRADTSHALNSSPWFRFPYPLQWGTPVFNWKMAIVMCVASLITSVDSVGSYHASSLLVASRPPTPGVVSRGIGLEGVSSILAGLWGTGTGSTSLTENVHTIAVTKMGSRRAVELGACVLIVLSLVGKVGGFIASIPQVMVAGLLCIMWAMLAALGLSNLRYSEAGSSRNIIIIGLSLFFSLSIPAYFQQYALSPNSNSAVPIYFQPYTVASHGPFRSQYRGLNYVMNTVLSLHMVIAFLVAVVLDNTVPGSKQERGVYVWTEPEAARREPGVAKDYGLPFRVGKMFRWVRWVGL from the exons ATGGCGCAGAACTCAGACCCGACCAAGCGTCCCAAACCCGGCCCATGGCCTCCTGGTCAAGATTCTAACGACGCACCTGCAATGCCTCCTTCTTCATGGGCCAAACGGACCGGTTTCCGCCCTAGGTTCTCTGGTGAGACCAATGCCAGTGATTCCGGTCAAATTACCAGACCTCCGGTCGATCTCGAGGCTGGACGTGTCCGTCCGGTCCCAGCTGTAAACGGTACGGCTCCACCGCCGCCCGCTAATGCTCAGGCGCAGGTGCAGTCAGATAAGGATCAGTCGGTGAAGAAGAAGAGGGAGGCTGAGAGTGGTCCCGCGCGTCTACCGCCCAAGCATGGGGCTAATAGGCCGCCGGCTCATAATGCTGTCGCGGTTGAGACGCCTGCGGCGCCTCAGCCAAGCCAGAGAGTGGTTAGGAATGAAAATGGGGAGAATGCGTTGCCACAAACTGTTGATGATGAATTTGTTTCTCGTCATTCACATATGAAGTATGAGCTTAGAGACACTCCTGGCCTTG TTCCCATTGGTTTCTACGGATTCCAGCACTATCTATCCATGCTGGGTTCACTGGTTTTAATTCCACTTGTTATTGTTCCAGCAATGGGTGGTGACCAT GAAGATATGTCAATGGTGGTCTCCACTGTACTTTTTGTTTCTGGAATGACTACACTTCTACAAGCAAACTTTGGATCAAGATTACCCCTCATTCAAGGTCCATCTTTTGTCTTTCTTGCTCCTGCGCTTGCCATAATAAAATCCCCTGAGTTCCTTGGATTGAATGGAAAT AATTTCAAGCATATAATGAAGGAACTACAAGGGGCTATAATTATTGCATCAGCTTTTCAAGCATTTCTTGGATATAGTGGACTAATGACACTATTCTTGAG ATTGATTAATCCAGTGGTTGTGTCCCCAACTATTGCTGCTGTTGGACTTTCGTTCTATAGTTATGGTTTCCCACAAATGGGGGCATGTCTTGAGATTGGCATGGTGCAGATTCTTTTGGTTATTATGTTTTCTCTA TACCTCCGCAAAGTATCTATTTTAGGACACCGTGTATTCCTAATCTACGCT GTACCTTTGGGTCTAGCTATCACATGGGCAATGAGTTTCCTTCTAACTGAAGCAGGGGCGTATAAATACGATGGGTGTGATGTAAATATTCCAACTTCAAACATGATATCCAACCACTGCAGAAGCCATGTTGCCAGAATGAAAAGCTGTAGAGCAGATACCTCACACGCCTTAAATTCTTCCCCATGGTTCAGATTCCCATACCCATTACAATGGGGCACTCCTGTTTTCAACTGGAAAATGGCCATTGTAATGTGTGTCGCCTCTCTTATCACTTCAGTTGACTCA GTGGGGTCGTACCATGCATCATCGTTATTGGTGGCGTCTAGGCCTCCCACGCCAGGTGTCGTGAGCCGAGGGATTGGTCTAGAAGGTGTGTCTAGCATCTTGGCAGGGTTATGGGGCACGGGAACTGGGTCAACTTCTTTGACTGAAAATGTCCACACAATTGCTGTTACAAAAATGGGGAGTCGAAGAGCTGTTGAGTTGGGAGCTTGTGTTTTGATCGTGTTATCCTTAGTAG GTAAAGTAGGAGGGTTTATCGCGTCAATTCCTCAAGTAATGGTTGCAGGGTTGTTATGTATCATGTGGGCCATGCTTGCAGCATTGGGTTTATCAAATCTACGTTACAGTGAAGCCGGAAGCTCACGAAACATAATAATCATTGGCCTTTCCCTATTTTTCTCACTTTCCATTCCGGCCTACTTTCAGCAATACGCTCTCTCACCTAATTCCAATTCCGCCGTTCCAATTTACTTCCAGCCTTACACCGTTGCCTCACACGGCCCATTCCGCTCCCAATACCGAGGC TTGAATTATGTGATGAACACGGTGTTGTCGTTGCATATGGTGATAGCGTTTTTGGTAGCTGTAGTTTTGGACAACACGGTTCCCGGGAGTAAACAAGAACGGGGGGTTTATGTGTGGACTGAACCGGAAGCGGCTCGAAGGGAGCCCGGTGTGGCTAAGGACTATGGGTTACCGTTTAGAGTTGGGAAAATGTTCAGATGGGTGAGATGGGTTGGGCTTTAG